GGCGCCGACGGGCGAAGAAACCGACGGCTCGCGGGTGGTGAGGCCGTTTGACCCCGGCTCGGCGGGCTCGCTGCTGGGCGAGGGCGGCGCGATCGTGGTGCTGGAATCGCTGGAGACGGCGACGGCGCGCGGGGCGCGGGTGTACGCGGAAGTGGCGGGGTTCGGGGCGGCGCACAGCGGGCCCCCGCTCTTCGCGCCCCTGCCCGCGCCGACGCAGGACGCGTGCAACGAGGGGCTGGCGTTCGCGATCGAGGCGGCGTTGGCCGACGCGGGGATCGGCCCGGGCGAGATCGACGCGATCGTGCCGCAGGGCCTGGGCGCGCCCGCCGTGGACGCCCGCGAACTGGGCGCGCTGCGCGCGGTGTTCGGGGCGCGCCTGGCGGAGATCCCGCTGGTGACGCTGACGCCGGCGATCGGCGACCTGTTCGCGGGGCACGGGGCGGTGCAGGCGGCGGTGGGCGCGATGTGCGTGCGGGAGCAGCGCCTGCCGGCGCGCCTGCACGCGGGAACACCCGCGCCCGACGCGCGGTGCGGGGCCGACGCGGCCCGGGCCGCGGAAGTGCGCCACCTGCTGGTCACCACCGCGTCCATGGGCGGTCAGAACGCGGCGTTGGTGCTGCGGCGGGCCCGGTAAACCTTCTGGGAATCATGGGCCCGGGCGGTGCGGGCGGCTTACGATGGCGGGCGGCTGCGGACGGGCGTCGCGAACGCCATTTCCGGCGGACGGCACAGGGAGCGGAGCAAACATGTCGAACGACAATCAGCGCGATGATTACCGGCCGTACGGGGGCAGACCGCCCCGGGGCGGGCCGGGCGGGCCGGGCGGGCACGGCGGCGGGTATGGCGGGGGCCCGCGCGAGCGGCGCGGCGTGCCGCTGTCGGAACTGGACCCAACGACGACCGAGGCGTCGCGGAAGGTTATCGGAGCGGCGATCGAGGTGCATCGGGCGCTGGGGCCGGGGTTCCCGCGCGAGGTGTACGCGAACGCGCTGAAGGTGGAGCTCGACGCCTTGGGCGTGAAGCACGAGACGGGGCGGAAGATCCCCGTGCGCTACAAGGACAAGCCGATCGGAGAGATCACGACGGACCTGTACGTCGAGAACCGGTTCATCGTGACGGTGATGGGCGTGGCGGGGATGGTCGGCACGCCGGAGCGGCTGGCGCTGCGGGCGCAGCTCAAGGCGGCGGACTTCGAACTCGGGCTGATCATCAACTTCGGCGACCGGCGCCTGAAGGACGGGCTGGTGCGGGTGGTGAACATCGACAAGATCCGGGCCGAAAAGGGCCTGGGCGAGGGCGATGATTTCGACGACGCGGGCTCGACGCACGACTTTGAGAACTAGCCCTCCAACGCTTCCGCCATGAACGTGCGCACGCGACGGGTCGTCATCACGGGGATGGGATGGGTCACGCCTCTCGGGCACGAGGTCGAGGGGGTGTGGCGCCGGCTGCTGGCGGGCGAGGCGGCGTTCGGGCCGGTGACGCGGTTCGACGCCTCGACCTTCGCGACGAACTTCGCCGCGGAGGTGAAGGGGTTCTCGCTGGACGCCCACCTGGCGGACGCGTCCGCGCACGCGGGCTCGGGGCGTTCGACGATGTTCGCGCTGGCGGCGGCGGCGCAGGCGTGGCGCCAGAGCGGGCTGCGCGACGTGTCGCCCCGGCGGGTGGGCATGTACCTTGGCGCGGGCGAGGGGTCGCTGGACTTCGGGAACTTCGTCGCGACGAACCTGGCGGCGTACGACCCGGCGACGCGGGCGCTGTCGGACGCGGGCTGGGCCCGGGCCGCCCTGCGCCTGATGCGCGCGCGGACCGAGCTGGAGCAGGAGCCCAACGCGACGCTGGCGCACCTAGCGATGGAGTTCCCGATCCGCGGGCCGAGCTTCAACTGCATGACGGCGTGCGCGGCGAGCACGCAGGCGGTGGGCGAGGCGTTCGAGATCATCCGTCGTGGCGACGCGGACGTGATGCTGGGCGGGGGCACGCACAGCATGATCCACCCGCTGGGGATGACGGGGTTCATCCGGCTGACGGCGATGTCGACGCGTCGGGACGACCCGATGCACGCGTCGCGCCCGTTCTCGGCGGATCGCGACGGGTTCGTGATGGGCGAAGGGTGCGGGATGCTGGTGCTGGAGGAGCTGTCGCACGCGCGGGCGCGGGGCGCGACGCCGCTGGCGGAGATCGCGGGGTACGGGTCGTCGGCGGACGCGTTCCGCATCACGGACATCCAGCCGGACGGGAAGGGGGCGGTGTCGGCGATGGTGCAGGCATGCCGCCAGGCGGGGATCAACCCGCGCGAGCCGGGCGAGGACGGGCGGCCGCAGGTGCACTATGTCTCGGCGCACGGGACGGGGACGCAGGAGAACGATCGGATCGAGACGATCGCGGTGAAGTCGCTCTTCGGCCCGCTCGCCGGAGCGGTGCCGTTCAGCAGCGTGAAGAGCCAGTTCGGGCACCTGATCCAGGCGGCGGGCGCGGTGGAGTTGATCACGTGCGTGCAGGCGATCCGCACGGGGTGGATCCCCGGGACGATGAACCTGCACGCGCCCGACCCCGAGTGCGACCTGGACTACGTGGCGAACGCCGCGCGCGACCTGGGCCCGGCGGGCGGGGTCGACGTGTGCCTCTCGAACAGCTTCGGCTTCGGCGGGCAGAACAACACGCTGTGCGTGCGCCGGTTCCGCGACTAGACGCGCACGCCCAGCAGCCCGGCGAGCAGGGCGCCCAGCACGATGAGCGAGACCACGACGTAGAGCCGATCGCGCCGCAGCGCGAACGACACGAGCGCGGTGATGACGCGCGCGACGGGCGTCAGCACCAGCAGCACGACGCCCAGTTGCATGATCGCGCGGGGGTCGAGGCGCGAGAGGCCCGCGAAGAGATCGCGCAGCGTCGAGGGCGACGCGGGCGTGAAGGCCGCGTAGGAGGGCCGGGCGGCGTCGGGGCGCGTGAGGTGCAGCAGCGCGCCGATGAGCAGGATCGACGCGGCCAGGAGCGTGGCGACGGTGAGGATGTTCGCGAGGCGGGCTTCCAGCCGGCGCTGCGGCGCGGGGTTCGGCGGGGGCGCGGGGTCGGGCGGGAGCGACGTGGAGCGCGGCGGACGGGTCATGCGAAGCCCCCCGTGAGGGCGCGGCGGAGCATCTCGACGCCCGCGAGCGTCACGATGCCCGCGAAGATGAACCGCAGCGTGCGGACGTGGATCCGGGGAAGCACGCGTGCGCCGGCGAGCGCACCGGCGAGCGCGCCCAGCGCGACGGGAGCGCACAGGGCGGGCTCGATCTGGCCCCGCTGAAAGTAGATGCCCGCGGACGCCGCGGCGGTGACGCCGATCATGAAGTTGCTCGTGGTGGTCGACACCTTGTACGGCAGGCGCATCGCGCGGTCCATGGCGAGGACCTTGAGCACGCCCCCGCCGATGCCCACGACGGCGGAGAGCATGCCGGCGAGGATCATGATGCCGAAGCCGAGAGGCACGCGGCACGCGCGGTAGGCGATCGGCCCCGCGGGCCCGGGGTACGTGGACTCCAAGCCCAGGCGGCGGGAGAGGGGGTCGGGCGGCAGGCTGAGATCGACCGGGGGCGGGGGCGTGCGGATCGCGCCCCACGCGGAGTACATGGCGACGAGGGCGAAGATGATCGCGACGCCCGCGCGCGGGAGCACGCCGGCGATGGCGGCGCCGGCGATCGCCCCCAGCACCGTCGCGACCTGCAGGAGCATCGCGACGCGGAGGTTGGTGAAGCCCTCGCGCATGAACGCGGCGGCGGCGCCGGAACTGGTGGCGATGACCACGATGAGCGAGGCGCCCACGGCGTACTTGAGATCGACCCCGAAGACGAGCACCAGCAGGGGCACGAGGACCACGCCCCCGCCCAGGCCTGTGAGCGAGCCGAGAAGCCCCGCGCCGGCGGCGCTCAGGAGCAGAACGAAGGTGAAGAGCGCGGGATCGATGGCGCGGACAGGCTAGCAGCGTCCCCGCGCGGGCGTCACACCGGGCACGGTTCGCCGGCGATGACGCGCGCGAGGGTCTCGAGGTCGAAGGCGTCGACGTTGCCGTCGCGGTTGAAGTCCGGGTCCAGGCCGATGGGGTTGTCGGCGCCGCCGACGACCTGTTCGAGGTAGAGCAGGTCGAACTGGTCGGAGACGCCGTCGCCGTTGTAATCGGTCATGCAGTCGGGCGGGACGACCAGCATGATGGGCGAGAGTTGGGTCTCGAAGCAGGTCTGGCGGGCGTAGGAGAGGTAGCTGCCGGCGGCGTTGGGGCCGAGGCCCGTGATGGTGAGGGTGCGGGTGGCGGCGCCGCTGATGACGCCGACGCCCGCGAGCGGGCCGTCGACGAGCTGCACGCCGTCCTTCAGCCAACGGACGCTGGTGGCGACGCCCTCGAACTGCCAGTCGAGGGTGACGGACTCGCCCTGCCCGCGGAAGACGATGGGTTCGGGCGCGCTGGTGGTGCGGATGCGGGCCGAGGTGTCGAGGTGCGCGATGAACGACTGGGGCTGGGCGTAGTTCTGATCGGTGTACAGGAACGCGCCGCCGACGAGCACGCCCGCGTCGGTGGCCAGGAGCGATGGTGGGCGGGCGCTGATGGATTGCAGGCCCCAGGAGACGCGCGGGTTGATCGGCATGAGCCCGTGGGCGGCCCAGGCGCGCCCGTCCCAGGAGTAGACCTGCTGGAACATGCCGTTGTTGAGGTCGGCGGCGATGTACATGAAATCGTCGTTGGCGGCGAGGGCGGGCCCGACCGTGCCGGTCACGTTGGTGGGCATGTTCGCGACGAGCTCCCAGCCCCCGGCGCTCCAGGCGTACACCAAGCTCCCGCCCGCGGCGTACAGCGTGTCGCGGAAGACACCTAGGACGCTCGCCCGCGTGACGGCCTGGGGAAGGGGCATCGCCTGGAACGCCGCCCCGTCCCACTTGTAGACGCGCGGGATCTGGAACTGGTCGACGCCGCTGGTGAAGGCCTCGCCGTTCACCAGGACGATGCGTCCGCTCCACGTCGGGATGGGGAGGCTGCGCCACGACGTGCCGTTCCACGCGAAGAGCCCGTTGAAGAAGCCGGTGGAGAGCGTCTCGGCGGTGGCGGCCCAGAGCTCGCCGTTCACTACGCCGAGCCAAACGGGGGGCGATTCGAGCCCCTCGCCCAGCGCGTTCCAGCCCTGGCCGTCCCAGTACGCGACCTTGTTGGCGTCGACGGCGCCGGCGAGATCAAACTGCCCGCCGACGGCGAAGCCGTTCTGGAAGCGGCAGACGGCCCAGGCCTGAGCGTTGAGGCCCGGCGCGAAGGGGGTCCAGAAGCCGTCTTCTGATCGGAGGCCGATGTAGCCAGCGGGCTGACTGCCCGCGCTGGGGAAGCGGCCGACGCCGAGCACGGAGCCGTTGTCCCAGGCGATCATGGAGGTGACGCGGGCGTTGACGCCGCGGGAGAGGGGGACGACATCGGTGCCGTCGAACTGGGCGATGGCCCGAACGTAGCGGAAGTTCTGCTGGTTGTTGAGGTCGGCGGGGCCGAAGTTGCCGCCCAGGATGAGCTGGCCGTTGTACTCGCCCAGGGCGCGGATCGTGAGGATGGCGGGCCCGTACCAGCGTGCGGGGCCGACGGGGAACCACTCGTTGCCGCTGCGGCGGAGGATGGCGGCGTTGGCATTGGAACTGCCCGTGAAGAGGTACAGGAAGCCCTGGTAGCGGGCGATGGAGCGTGCGGAGGCGGGCAGCGTGGTCTGGAGCGGCGTCCAGGTGGCGCCGTCGAACTTCATGACGCCGGGCTGCTCGTTGGTCTGGAAGAGTCGGAAGTCGCCGGCGACGTAGAGGTCTTCGCCCTCGGCGAGGAGCGCGGTGATGCTGCCGTTGCACTGGAACGGGCAGGAGACGGGGGGCGGGAGCGGGTTGAAACCGATGCCGTTGAACGTCGCAACGCGGTAGGGGAACGACCCGGCGACGACGAGCGAGCCGTTGTAGATGGTCATGGCCTCGACGCGCGAGTTGCTCGCGCCGGGGCCGACGGTGGAGAACGAGGTGGTGAGCCAGGCGGAGCCGGAGAGCCGCGCGAAGTCGGCGCCCTGCTGCCCGCTGACGGTGAAGTCGCCGCCGGCGTACAGGGTGCCGTCGTGCGAGGCGAGGGACGTGATCGCGGACCCGCCGAACAGAGCCCCGACGGTCGACCACGACGTGCCGTCGTAACGGGCGACCTGGAGGACGTGCTGCGAGTCGTTGTTCACCGTAAAGCGTCCGCCGGCGTAGAGGTCGCCGTTGTGGACGGCGAGGGCGAAGACGCCGTCGGTGGTGCCGATGCCGGTGCCCAGGCCGGCGCCCAGGGCGCGCCAGGTGCGTCCGTCCCAGGCGGCGACGCCGCGGGCGGGCACGCCGTCCATCGAGCCGAAGGACCCGGCGACGACGAGGAGTTCGGGCTGCGGGCCCGGGCCGTCGGGGTCCCAGCGGACCGAGGCGTCCGTGCGCGGGGCGACGGTCGACATCGGCGCCACTTCGCCCGCGCCGATGAAACCCGAGTCGTTGACGAAGCCGGTGGGGCAGGGCGTCTGGGCGTGTGCGAGCCCCGCGAAAAGAACGGTCAACCCGAGAAACAGCGTGCGCATCGGTATCACCCCTTGGTCCCTCTGGCGTGGTTGTACCACGGGGTGCAAGGGGGGTTGCAGAATCTGGGGACGCGGGCGGCGCGTCGCCGGCGGGCGAGGGCGGGGCCTTACTTCAGCAGGGCGCGAACGCGGGAAGCGGTGTCGGAGGAGATAAGGGGCCGGGCGGTGCCGCCCGGGACGTCGCAGATGTACTGCGCGGGCTCGTCGTCGTAGTTCACGACGCCGTCGTCGTCGGTGTCGCGGCGGAGCTCGATCAGGAGCTTGCGCGCCGGGGCGTAGAACTGCACGTTGGTCATGACGGTGCCGTCGGGCGTGATGACGCGGGGGTTCTCGCCCGTGGGGCCGGTGAGGATGAGCGACTGGAGGTCGCCGGCGTCGAGCACGCCGTTGCGGTTCGTGTCGCGCGTGGTGACGACGAAGAGCAGGGCGAGCGCGGGCGGCTGCGGCGTAGCGTCGCGGTGCCCGGCGGTCGGGCGTTCCACCAGCATCGAGAACCCGGAGATCACGGCGCGCGAGTCGAGCAGGGCGTGCTCGGCGTCGGTCGTGAGGTTACGGAAGACGACGTTGTGCCAGCGGACGCGGTTCACGCCGTGCTGATCGAGGTCGACCCGTGTGTACTACCGGCTCGAGGCGCGCGTGGCGGAGGGATCGCTGAACTGGTCGTCCGCGTCGAACCAGCCGTGCTCGCTCGTGATCGAGAAGGGCACCATGACCACGGGGTGCCCGGGGATCTCGGCGGGCATGTAGAAGGTGGAACGCCCTTCGACCGGGGCACGCGTGGTCGTCATCGACAGCGTCTGCGTGTCGCGGGTGCGCGGCGTGGCCGAGCAGGCCCCGAGCGCGACGACGGCGAGCACCGCGGCGGTGATGATGCCCACGGCGCGAACACGCCGCAATCCCGATGCTTCAATGCCGGTGCGCATGCTGCGTCCTCCTTTTTCGATGCGTCGGGGGTTGTCCCGACGGGGCGCGCAGCGCGCGCTGCGATCCGACGGTTCTGGCGGCCCCCGAGAGTCTACCGGTGGGCGGCGCGCGCGGATGCGGCCCGCCCCTACCATCCGCTCCTTCAGAGGAGTCCGCATGTCCGAGCAACCCAACGCCGCCCAGCCCGCGCCCGAACAACTCGCCCCCGGTCAGGCCACCCCCGGGCGGCCGAAATCCGACCCGGCGAGCGGCGCCGCCCCCGCCACGGGCGCCAAGAGCATGGACGCCATCATGGCGCTGTGCAAACGCCGCGGCTTCATCTTCCAGGCCAGCGACATCTACGGCGGGATCAACGGGTTCTGGGATTACGGCCCGCTGGGCGCGCAGATGAAGAAGAACCTGCGCGACGCGTGGTGGCAGGACATGATCATGAACCCGTGCTGGGGCAAGAAGGGCCCCGACGGCGAACGCGTGCGCTGCGTGCCGGTGGAGACGCGGATCATCCAGCACCCCAAGGTGTGGGAGGCGAGCGGGCACGTGGGCGGGTTCAATGACCCGATGGTGGATGATAAAGAGACGAAGCAGCGGTTTCGGGCGGATCATCTGATCGGCGTGTACGCGCGCGAGCAGTCGCACGCGTCGATATCCATCCAGACGTATTACGACATTGTTGATGCAGCGCTGGCGGACCAACTCTTGCCCGCGCGGACGTTTGTCGGCAACGTGGGCGAGGTGTACGACCAGTTGTCGAGCGACGCGAAGAACAAGCTGCTCAAGCCATTGCGGTTCATCGGCGGGATGGGCGCCGATCGCGAGAAGATCGCGGCGTGGGGGATGGCTCTCATCGACGACCAGCATAAGAAGGAACTGGCCGCGGTCGTCGTCGCGGTGCCGATGGCGGCGCTGAAGGCTCGATCCGCGTCCATGCCCTCGCCGTTCACGGGAAAAGCCGGCCACCTGACCGAACCCCGTCAGTTCAATCTCATGTTCTCGACGTATGTCGGCGCGACGGCGAGCGAGGACGACAAGGCCTACCTCCGCCCCGAGACCGCACAAGGCATCTTCGTGCAGTTCAAGAACGTGATCGACTCGTCGCGCGTGAAGATCCCGTTCGGCATCGGCAACACGGGGACGAGTTTCCGCAACGAGGTCACTCCCCGCAACTTCACGTTCCGCTCGCGCGAGTTTGAGCAGGCGGAGCTCGAGTTCTTCTGCCATCCCGACGAGAGCCAGGCGTGGTACGCGTTCTGGCGTGATTTCCGCATGGAGTGGTGGAAGTCGATCGGGCTCGGGGGCGACAACCTGATCCTGCGCGAGCACGCGAAGGACGAACTCTCGCACTATTCGTGCGGGACGAGCGACGTGGAGTATCGCTTCCCGTTCACCGCGCCGGGGTTCGGCGAGCTCGAGGGGATCGCGCACCGGGGCAACTACGACCTCACGCAGCACGCCAAGCACTCGGGCGCGAAGCTCGAGTACTTCGACCAGGAGCGGGGCGAGCTGCTGCCCAACGGGTCACGCCGGGGCGAGCGGTATCTGCCGCACTGCATCGAGCCCGCGGCGGGGCTGGACCGGGGCGTGCTCGCGCTGCTGTGCGAGGCGTACAGCGTGGACCCGAGCCGCCCCAGCCCGGAACTGCTGAAACTGCACCCGCGGATCGCGCCGATCAAGGCGGCGGTCTTCCCGCTGGTGAACAAGGACGGGATGCCGGAGGTGGCGGAGCGGCTGTACGACGAGTTGTTCGCGAAGTTCGGCCGCGACGGGTTCATCGAGACCGACGCCAAGCAGAGCATCGGCAAGCGCTACGCCCGCATGGACGAGGCGGGCTGCCCGTTCTGCCTCACGATCGACGGCGAAACGCTGACGAACCAGACGGTGACGCTGCGCGATCGTGACACGGGGAGCCAGCAGCGCATCGCGCTCGACCAGGTCGGTGCGTTCCTGAGCGAGAAGCTGCACTTGACGCACCCTTTCTCACGCCCTTAGGGAGCGCCGCGGACATACGTCATCATTTGCTTGAAATCCGTTTCAATTCACACAAGGACCACCCAAACGCCGGGATGTCGAAAAGAAGTGTAAACCTCTCGAACAGCGTGAGCGAGAATCGAAGGCAGTTCCTTGCGCTCAGCGAGTACTGAAACAATACAGGACGAGATCGTTCGCGAGGTACAATCGGCCTTTCCACCCATCGGCATATCCACCTTCTCGGGATTGCTGGCACATCTCGACTTGGGGCACTCGTCGATTCGCGCCAGTGAACGTCCCAAAGAACAGATCGGAGAGCAGCGAGCGACGGACACTCTCGCAGCTGCTCACCGAAACATAGCCAGAGCATGCCAAGAGATATTTTGGCAAAAGGACGTTCCAGATTTAGTTCCGAAGGGGACGGCGCTTTAAACTCTACAAGGCAGATTCTTGCAGGCCACAGCACCTCAACGCCGGCGGGGAGTGTGGTTGAATCCGCCGGGGGTAGAATCCATCTCGACCCGCCCTGAGACCCCGACTTTGGATGCAGATTGAATCGAAAATCATATACGGATTCTGAGACCATATCTAGGTATCCCTCTACTCGCGTACCGCTATCTGCATGCGCGGGTTCCGCATCTACGACTGCAGCCGCTGGTATTTTATCGCGAGCACGCGGCGGGACACTTCCGTGTTTTGCTGCTTCAAAGCAGATGATAGGGTGCTTTCGGAGAAGAGAGTCAACTTCATGTCCGCATCGATCATTACATGTCTTGCATATTTGTATCTGGGGACAGTATTTAATAATGCATCGTGGCACTATATGTTCGCGGGACAATTGGCCTAGAACTATTTTACCACAGTATGGACAGTACTTTCCAGAAGTCTGCATGCTGCCTCCAGTTCATGAACGCACTCGGACATTTGATCAACGATAGCATCTTGATGACAACCCCGTTACACGACGTTTTTCGCAAGTAGTCTTGACCATCAACGGATCTGACATGATAATTGAGAATGACCAGCCGGCGCGCGTCGTACAACCTGTGGGGTTCGGTCGGCGAAGACTTCGACCGGGCGTCGCTGGACCAGCTGCTGCGCGCGTGCGGCCTGCCGGTGGCGGCCGCGGGGGCGTTGATGCCGGATGCGCATGTAGGGTATGGGCTGCCGATCGGGGGCGTGCTGGCGACGCGCGGCGTGGTGATCCCGTACGCGGTGGGCGTGGACATCGCGTGCCGCATGAAGCTGACGGTGCTCGACCTGCCGGTGGCGCACTTCGAGAAGGAGCGTCGGCGCGAGCAGTTGGCGGGGGCGATCGAGGAGCGGACGCGGTTCGGGGTGGGATCAGAGTTCGAGATCCCGCACGAGCACCCGGTGCTGGATCTCGATTGGGGCGTGTCGCACATCACCAAGGGCATGAAGGACCGGGCGCGCAAGCAGCTCGGCACGAGCGGGTCGGGGAATCACTTCGTGGAGTTCGGGCGGCTCACGGTGTTCGAGGGCGGGCCGCGGGGCGTGGCGCAGACGTGGCTGGGCGGCTCGCACGCGCGGTGGGACCTTGCGCCGGGCGAGTACGTGGCGCTGCTGAGCCACTCGGGCTCGCGCGGCACGGGCGCGCAGGTGTGCAACCACTATTCGGCGCTGGCGCGGAACCTGCACCCGGAGCTCGAGGGCGAGGTGGGGCGCCTGGCATGGCTGGACCTGGCGAGCCAGGCCGGGCAGGAGTACTGGGCGGCGATGAGCCTGATGGGCGAGTACGCGGCGGCGAACCACGCGTGCATTCATCGCGGGATCGTGGCGCACCTGGGCGTGGACGTGCTGGCGGAGGTGGAGAACCACCACAACTTCGCGTGGAAGGAGACGCACCGCATCGTGGGGGCCGACGGGGTGGCGCGCGAGGAAGACGTGATCGTGCATCGCAAGGGCGCGACGCCGGCGGGCGCGGGCGTCATGGGCGTGATCCCCGGGTCGATGGCGGCGCCGGGGTTCGTTGTGGTGGGCAAGGGGAGCGAGGCGTCGCTGCACTCGGCGAGCCACGGCGCGGGGCGGCGGCTGTCGCGCACGAAGGCGCGCGAGCGGTACCGGTTCTCGGCGGTCCGGGGCGAGTTGGCGAAGCGCGGCGTGACGCTGCTCTCGGCCGGGGGCGACGAGGCGCCGGGCGCGTACAAGGACATCGAGCGGGTGATGTCGATGCAGCGCGACCTGGTGGAGGCTGTCGCGCGGTTCGACCCGGTGATCGTGAAGATGGCGCCGGACGGGGAGAAGCCCGAGGATTAGTGGCGGCGGGCGCGGGGCGTGCTACATTCGATGAGTGCCCGATGACGCCGCGTGTTGCCTGACACCGCCGGACGCGGAGGCATTGCGCCGCGTGGGGGAGGCGGTACGCACGGCGCTGGTGGATGGGGCGCGGGCGCCCGGGGTGGCGGGGCTGCTGGCGCGCGGGGGGGAGTTGGACGCGGAGGCGGCGTCGGAGTCGGAGCGGTCGCTGCTGATCCGGACGGGGCTGGCACGCCGGAAAGGCGGCGTGCTCCGCGCGCTCGCGCGTGCGGACGCGTGGGACGGGCTGTTGTACCTGCACGACGCCGCGCAGGGCGAGGAGGGGCGCGACACGGTGTACGGCGTGGGGCCGAACACCAAGGCGCTGCTGCGGATGACGCCCCGGGTGCCGGGCGAGCGGGCGCTGGACGTCGGGTGCGGGCAGGGGATGTGCGCGTTCACGTCGGCGCGCCACTGCGCGGTGAGCGTGGGGAGCGACATCAACCGGCGGGCGGTGCACCTGGCGCGGGTGGGCGGGGCGCTGAACGGGCTGACGGGGGCGGAGTTCCGGGCGGGTGCGCTGCTGCAGCCGGTGGCGGGCGAGACGTTCGACCTGGTGACGTGCAACGCGCCGTTCGTGTTCAGCGGGACGCGTTCGGTGCACGAGGGCGGTGCCGCGGGAAGCGGCGATGACTTCACGCGGGCGCTGCTCGAGGGGCTCCCGTCGGCGCTGCGCGAGGGCGGGTTCGCGGCGGTGCTGTGCAACTGGGAGCACGAGAGGGCGGACGACTGGTCCGGCGAGATGCGCGCGCTGCTGGAAGGCGGGGCGTGCGACGCGTGGGTGGTACGCCTGCGGACGAGCACGACGGCGGGCGTGCAGGAGCGGTGGTTCGCCGATGCGCGCGACCCGGACGTGCGCGATGAATCGGCGGACGTCGAGAGCCTCCGGCGCTGGCGCGAACACCTGCACGCGCGCGAGCGCCACCTCACCATGGGCTTCGTGTTCCTGCGTCGGCGGAGCGGGCGGACGTGGTTCCGCGCCGACACGCAGCGCCTGACGCCCGGCGACGAGCCGGCGGGCGCGCAGGTGGAGGCGGTGTTCAGGGCCGAGACGTTCGTGCGATCGCTCGCGGACGAGAGCGTGCTGGACCACGTGTACGAGCCCGCGTGCGACCGGCGCGAGCGCGAGGAAGAGCGCGGGATGGTGATCACCGAGCACGCGCGCGGGCTGCGGTTCAGCATGGCGATGGAAGCGCCCGTCCGCCGCGTGCTGGGGGCGTTCGACGGGGAGCGGACCGCGCGACGGGTGCTGCACGACGTGTTCGGCGACGACGGCGGCCCGCACGCGCCCAGAATTGTGACGGAGCTGCTCC
The sequence above is drawn from the Planctomycetota bacterium genome and encodes:
- a CDS encoding GxxExxY protein; translation: MSNDNQRDDYRPYGGRPPRGGPGGPGGHGGGYGGGPRERRGVPLSELDPTTTEASRKVIGAAIEVHRALGPGFPREVYANALKVELDALGVKHETGRKIPVRYKDKPIGEITTDLYVENRFIVTVMGVAGMVGTPERLALRAQLKAADFELGLIINFGDRRLKDGLVRVVNIDKIRAEKGLGEGDDFDDAGSTHDFEN
- a CDS encoding beta-ketoacyl-[acyl-carrier-protein] synthase family protein, which codes for MNVRTRRVVITGMGWVTPLGHEVEGVWRRLLAGEAAFGPVTRFDASTFATNFAAEVKGFSLDAHLADASAHAGSGRSTMFALAAAAQAWRQSGLRDVSPRRVGMYLGAGEGSLDFGNFVATNLAAYDPATRALSDAGWARAALRLMRARTELEQEPNATLAHLAMEFPIRGPSFNCMTACAASTQAVGEAFEIIRRGDADVMLGGGTHSMIHPLGMTGFIRLTAMSTRRDDPMHASRPFSADRDGFVMGEGCGMLVLEELSHARARGATPLAEIAGYGSSADAFRITDIQPDGKGAVSAMVQACRQAGINPREPGEDGRPQVHYVSAHGTGTQENDRIETIAVKSLFGPLAGAVPFSSVKSQFGHLIQAAGAVELITCVQAIRTGWIPGTMNLHAPDPECDLDYVANAARDLGPAGGVDVCLSNSFGFGGQNNTLCVRRFRD
- a CDS encoding sulfite exporter TauE/SafE family protein, whose amino-acid sequence is MDPALFTFVLLLSAAGAGLLGSLTGLGGGVVLVPLLVLVFGVDLKYAVGASLIVVIATSSGAAAAFMREGFTNLRVAMLLQVATVLGAIAGAAIAGVLPRAGVAIIFALVAMYSAWGAIRTPPPPVDLSLPPDPLSRRLGLESTYPGPAGPIAYRACRVPLGFGIMILAGMLSAVVGIGGGVLKVLAMDRAMRLPYKVSTTTSNFMIGVTAAASAGIYFQRGQIEPALCAPVALGALAGALAGARVLPRIHVRTLRFIFAGIVTLAGVEMLRRALTGGFA
- a CDS encoding DUF1634 domain-containing protein, which encodes MTRPPRSTSLPPDPAPPPNPAPQRRLEARLANILTVATLLAASILLIGALLHLTRPDAARPSYAAFTPASPSTLRDLFAGLSRLDPRAIMQLGVVLLVLTPVARVITALVSFALRRDRLYVVVSLIVLGALLAGLLGVRV
- a CDS encoding glycine--tRNA ligase, with the translated sequence MDAIMALCKRRGFIFQASDIYGGINGFWDYGPLGAQMKKNLRDAWWQDMIMNPCWGKKGPDGERVRCVPVETRIIQHPKVWEASGHVGGFNDPMVDDKETKQRFRADHLIGVYAREQSHASISIQTYYDIVDAALADQLLPARTFVGNVGEVYDQLSSDAKNKLLKPLRFIGGMGADREKIAAWGMALIDDQHKKELAAVVVAVPMAALKARSASMPSPFTGKAGHLTEPRQFNLMFSTYVGATASEDDKAYLRPETAQGIFVQFKNVIDSSRVKIPFGIGNTGTSFRNEVTPRNFTFRSREFEQAELEFFCHPDESQAWYAFWRDFRMEWWKSIGLGGDNLILREHAKDELSHYSCGTSDVEYRFPFTAPGFGELEGIAHRGNYDLTQHAKHSGAKLEYFDQERGELLPNGSRRGERYLPHCIEPAAGLDRGVLALLCEAYSVDPSRPSPELLKLHPRIAPIKAAVFPLVNKDGMPEVAERLYDELFAKFGRDGFIETDAKQSIGKRYARMDEAGCPFCLTIDGETLTNQTVTLRDRDTGSQQRIALDQVGAFLSEKLHLTHPFSRP
- a CDS encoding RtcB family protein — translated: MTSRRASYNLWGSVGEDFDRASLDQLLRACGLPVAAAGALMPDAHVGYGLPIGGVLATRGVVIPYAVGVDIACRMKLTVLDLPVAHFEKERRREQLAGAIEERTRFGVGSEFEIPHEHPVLDLDWGVSHITKGMKDRARKQLGTSGSGNHFVEFGRLTVFEGGPRGVAQTWLGGSHARWDLAPGEYVALLSHSGSRGTGAQVCNHYSALARNLHPELEGEVGRLAWLDLASQAGQEYWAAMSLMGEYAAANHACIHRGIVAHLGVDVLAEVENHHNFAWKETHRIVGADGVAREEDVIVHRKGATPAGAGVMGVIPGSMAAPGFVVVGKGSEASLHSASHGAGRRLSRTKARERYRFSAVRGELAKRGVTLLSAGGDEAPGAYKDIERVMSMQRDLVEAVARFDPVIVKMAPDGEKPED
- a CDS encoding EF-hand domain-containing protein; translation: MNRVRWHNVVFRNLTTDAEHALLDSRAVISGFSMLVERPTAGHRDATPQPPALALLFVVTTRDTNRNGVLDAGDLQSLILTGPTGENPRVITPDGTVMTNVQFYAPARKLLIELRRDTDDDGVVNYDDEPAQYICDVPGGTARPLISSDTASRVRALLK